The Nitrosomonadales bacterium nucleotide sequence GGCCAGCCTTTCACAGGATCTCTTGTTGTATTCGATCAGTTTGACCTGGTAATCATGCTCCAGCGACTTGGCCAGGCGGCGACCGATATTGCCGCCGCCGACGATCATCACCCGCTTGCTGGGCTTGTCCAGACTGCGCATTTCCTTGAGCACACTGCGAATATTGCCGGCGGCGGCAATGAAAAATATCTCGTCGCCCGCCTCGACCACGGTATCGCCCTCCGGAATGATCGGGCTGTCCTTGCGGAAGATCGCCGCGACGCGTGCATCCACCTGTGGCATGTGGGTGCGCAGCAGGTTCAGTTGCGAACCGACCAGCGGGCCGCCCTCGAAAGCGCGTACCGCCACCAGCGAAGCCTTGCCCCCGGCAAATTCCAGCACTTGCAAGGCCTCCGGGAACTCGATCAGCTTGGTGATGTACTCGGTGAGGATCTGTTCTGGACAGATCGAGAAATCGACGCAGAAATTATCCGGGCCGAATACCTCCGGGCGGGCCAGAAAATCCGCGGTGCGGATTCGCGCGATACGCGTCGGCGTGTTGTAAAGGCTGGCGGCCAGCTTGCAGGCCACCAGGTTGACCTCATCGCTCTGCGTCACCGCCAGCAGCATGTCGGTATCGGCGATCCCGGCCTGTTCGAGAATCGAAGGGTGAGCCGCATTGCCGGTCATGGTGCGCAGATCCAGCCGATCCTGCAGCTGGCGCAATTTCTCGCCGTCGTGATCCACGATGGTGATATCGTTGGCTTCGCCGACCAGGCTTTCCGCCACCGTTGAACCGACCTGCCCCGCACCAAGTATCAAGATCTTCAAAGCCGTCTCCCCGGGCTACAGTTGCGCGCGTATCCAGTGCTTCCACGCGTCGAACAATTCTTCATTGCGCGCCGCGATCACCGAGCGATGCCAGATATCGCCCAGCACAAAATCATCGTTTTCGATGCAGCAAACATGTCCGCCCGCTTCCCACAGGATCAATGTGCCGGCGGCATAATCCCAGAGTTTCTGACCGCCGTGCAAATATACGTCATAACGTCCGGCGGCGGTATAACACCAGTCCAGCGCACTGGCGCCAAAATTGCGCTGCGAGGCATAGGGTGGACAGGTCGCCAGTTGCGCGACCAGCTTAGTACCCAACCGTTTCAGATCGACGTTTGCCAGCGCCTGCCCCAGCGACTCGACCGTTTCGCGCCCGAGCAGTTTTTCACCGTTCAGGAACGCCCCCTTGCCCTGTTCGGCGGCAAATACCTCATCGGCTACCGGATCGTACACCACGCCCAGCACGCTCTTGCCTTCGCGCAACAACGCGACGGAAACCGCAAAATACGGCAGGCCGTGCACGAAATTGGACGTGCCGTCGATCGGATCGATGCACCACATCCCTTCGCTGCCTGATGACCATGCCGCCTGCTGTTCGTCGGCAGACATCTCTTCGCCCAGCACCGGCAAGTCAAAAATGCTCTGCAGCCTCCGGGTCAGCGCCTGTTGCGCTGCAGTATCCGCCTCGGTGCAGAGACTGCCGTCGCTTTTGCGCTGGTGCGCCACCTTGCGGTAGCGCGGCATGATCTCTTCCGAAGCAACCAGCTTCACGGCAGCGACCACCGCCTTGAGCGTGGCGCTCATGCCGCGGGCGCCCGTACGCGTCACGTCTCGTCTTTCCACTTGATCGAACAGCCCATACTGGCGATCTGCTCGCGCGGCCCCTGGCCGGTCTGCGCCACTTGCAGCATGGCATTGAACAGGTCGCGCGGCGCATCAGGCACGGCCTCCTTGCGCGACGCATCCAGCCGCCCGCGATATTGCAGCTCCAGTTTCGCATTGAAGCCGAAGAAATCCGGCGTGCATACCGCGCCGTACTCCTTGGCGACCTGCTGCGTCTCGTCCCACACGTAAGGAAAGGGGTAACCGTACTGTTGCGCGACCAGCTTCATGTTATCGAACGAATCCTCCGCGTATTCCGAGGGATCGTTGGACATGATGGCGATGCTGTTGATGCCGTGTTGCTGCAGCTCGAGCGTATCGCGCACCAGCCGGTCGCGGATCGATTTCACGTAGGGGCAGTGATTGCAGATGAACATCACCAGCAGGCCGTTGCTGCCGCGTGCGCTGGCCAGGCTGTACCGCTTGCCGTCCACGCCCGGCAGATCGAAATCGCGGGCCTTCCAGCCAAAATCGCAAAGGGGTGGTTGCAGACTCACCATGACAAACTCCTGACATCATTTTCGGAGGCGTTATATTATCACGCGCACCTTGCCGACAACCCGGCCCGAGATGAAGGTTATTGACTGATGCCGCGTTTTTATTGCCCACCGCCGCTGCCGTCCGGCGGCTCGTTCGAGCTGCCGCCGGACGCGGCCCACCATGCCGCACGCGTGCTGCGCC carries:
- a CDS encoding inositol monophosphatase family protein; the encoded protein is MSATLKAVVAAVKLVASEEIMPRYRKVAHQRKSDGSLCTEADTAAQQALTRRLQSIFDLPVLGEEMSADEQQAAWSSGSEGMWCIDPIDGTSNFVHGLPYFAVSVALLREGKSVLGVVYDPVADEVFAAEQGKGAFLNGEKLLGRETVESLGQALANVDLKRLGTKLVAQLATCPPYASQRNFGASALDWCYTAAGRYDVYLHGGQKLWDYAAGTLILWEAGGHVCCIENDDFVLGDIWHRSVIAARNEELFDAWKHWIRAQL
- the trkA gene encoding Trk system potassium transporter TrkA, coding for MKILILGAGQVGSTVAESLVGEANDITIVDHDGEKLRQLQDRLDLRTMTGNAAHPSILEQAGIADTDMLLAVTQSDEVNLVACKLAASLYNTPTRIARIRTADFLARPEVFGPDNFCVDFSICPEQILTEYITKLIEFPEALQVLEFAGGKASLVAVRAFEGGPLVGSQLNLLRTHMPQVDARVAAIFRKDSPIIPEGDTVVEAGDEIFFIAAAGNIRSVLKEMRSLDKPSKRVMIVGGGNIGRRLAKSLEHDYQVKLIEYNKRSCERLAGELSNTLVLNGDGTDEKLLQQEHVGEVDVFCALTNDDENNIMSALLAKQGGAHKVIALINRSAYVGLVQGGKIDIALSPAHVTIGSLLAYVRQGDVEAVHSLRRGAAEALELIVHGDRKSSHVVGRRIDEIDLPKGATIGALVRGDEVIMGHHDTVIEADDHVIVFVIDKKMVQKIEKLFQVSIGFF
- a CDS encoding thioredoxin family protein, with amino-acid sequence MVSLQPPLCDFGWKARDFDLPGVDGKRYSLASARGSNGLLVMFICNHCPYVKSIRDRLVRDTLELQQHGINSIAIMSNDPSEYAEDSFDNMKLVAQQYGYPFPYVWDETQQVAKEYGAVCTPDFFGFNAKLELQYRGRLDASRKEAVPDAPRDLFNAMLQVAQTGQGPREQIASMGCSIKWKDET